One genomic segment of Sanyastnella coralliicola includes these proteins:
- a CDS encoding gliding motility-associated C-terminal domain-containing protein: protein MVNRLIICVFLLLAFASAERLTAQTGCPSIDALTLDGQDALTIDCDQPCATLEAEVFETGSTDEYVVESIPFDPPYPFNDGTSLFIGIDDTWSGAIDLPFEFCFFGINYDQIVVGSNGVITFDAGEANGYCPWAFNETAPDPGLPTNAIFGVYYDINPATCGAVRYEILGEEPCRTFVVNYDGVCHFSCSSLQTTTQIVFYETTNTIDIYIDDKPTCSGWNGGSSLLGIQNNTGTVAYVPPGRNTGAWTANSEAWRFTPSGGAPSYTVTWFEDGNEIGTGDTIEVCPSETTTYTATAVYDGCGGSDIEVTDDFTITVDYNVDELPDPTIANPVTDLCISDVNYQVEVLEEGGTFSSNCIGCLDADGMFDVVGAGTGTYDIIYTQASDCGDITDQFTVNVIMDADASITSVDPLCTSAAAINMVGANPGGTWTTDDCVDCLTADGTFDPALANPGNIDVTYTIDGVCPDNDQFTVEVVSQDDATVIMPAFICENGGETLIPAVQAGGDWTADCNDCIDQNGNFDPLVSGPGIFTIEYDFDTFCPDNSVQTLEVVAVTEPDIDPVNDLCTSSDPVVLIANAEGGDWSADCGNCINGQGSFDPSTGAGDFTVTYMIDGLCPVSTTESVTVLDQQDATITAVDTLCTAGAVEFLNAVDPNGTWTADCVGCVDPVSGAFDPSSVFPGDYTVTYTITGLCGDASSETFNVDFSDDATIIPPTDYCLGWGDVQIDSNQDGGHWTATCGDCIDAASGVFNTEVAGVGTHTIIYNFSGLCGAQDQTEITVTPNDDSTIQEEFGFCIDAGGQQLVAATPGGFWTATCDNCVTAQGLFSPSIAGIGTHTVTYSIPGPCGTESSEDIEIFPLPVPTFSAQETSGCVPFTAGFAQDSVQNVTCQWDFGDGTFGTDCGFTAHTYDNPGCYDVGLTMTSFEGCVNSVQYNNIVCGLDLPEAAYIYSPTNPTTDDPIISLEEMAIGEIAYEWTIDGMVLSNEDDFEYNLLDAGANIVDLCLTAIDENGCIDVFCRNIEMIEKLRVYVPNAFTPDGDGVNEVWLPSVIGAVEYQVIVFDRWGDIVFQSNTVGEPWLGNRQQGEYFVPDGLYHYFLTAVGQDLETVEYSGHVIIMR from the coding sequence GTGGTAAACAGACTGATCATCTGTGTATTTCTACTGTTGGCCTTCGCTAGCGCGGAACGCCTAACGGCTCAAACAGGATGTCCGAGTATTGATGCTTTGACGCTTGATGGGCAAGATGCGCTTACCATCGATTGTGATCAACCCTGTGCCACCTTAGAGGCAGAGGTATTCGAGACAGGAAGCACTGACGAGTACGTTGTAGAGAGTATTCCTTTTGATCCCCCTTACCCATTCAATGACGGAACGTCACTTTTCATTGGTATTGATGATACTTGGAGTGGTGCCATTGACCTTCCCTTTGAGTTTTGCTTCTTTGGAATCAACTACGATCAGATTGTCGTAGGGTCAAATGGTGTCATCACTTTCGATGCAGGTGAGGCGAACGGATATTGCCCCTGGGCTTTCAATGAAACGGCTCCAGATCCTGGATTACCTACCAATGCGATTTTTGGAGTGTACTACGATATCAACCCGGCAACTTGTGGTGCGGTGCGCTACGAGATCCTGGGAGAAGAGCCGTGTAGAACCTTCGTGGTGAACTACGATGGTGTATGTCACTTCTCTTGTTCTTCGCTGCAAACCACAACGCAGATCGTATTCTACGAGACCACCAATACCATTGACATCTATATTGATGACAAACCAACCTGTTCAGGCTGGAATGGTGGAAGCTCATTGCTTGGAATTCAGAATAACACAGGAACCGTGGCCTACGTCCCTCCAGGCAGAAATACTGGGGCATGGACGGCGAACTCTGAAGCGTGGCGATTCACACCTTCAGGAGGAGCACCTTCATACACGGTGACTTGGTTCGAAGATGGAAATGAAATTGGGACTGGTGATACCATTGAGGTATGTCCGAGTGAGACAACAACTTACACCGCCACTGCGGTTTACGACGGTTGTGGAGGAAGCGATATTGAAGTAACTGATGATTTCACAATCACAGTTGATTATAACGTTGATGAGCTACCTGATCCAACCATTGCCAATCCGGTAACTGATCTATGTATTAGTGACGTCAATTACCAAGTCGAAGTATTAGAAGAAGGTGGAACTTTCAGTTCGAATTGCATAGGCTGCCTCGATGCTGATGGTATGTTTGATGTGGTTGGAGCTGGCACAGGAACCTATGACATCATTTACACTCAAGCGAGTGACTGTGGGGATATCACTGACCAGTTCACGGTGAACGTTATCATGGATGCTGATGCGAGTATTACTTCGGTCGATCCTTTATGTACTTCTGCCGCCGCTATCAATATGGTTGGGGCTAACCCAGGCGGAACTTGGACGACCGATGATTGCGTTGACTGTTTGACTGCAGACGGAACTTTTGATCCAGCCTTAGCTAACCCAGGAAACATTGATGTAACCTATACCATTGATGGTGTTTGTCCTGACAACGACCAATTCACAGTTGAAGTGGTTTCTCAGGATGACGCTACGGTCATTATGCCGGCATTCATTTGTGAGAATGGGGGAGAAACCTTGATCCCAGCGGTGCAAGCAGGCGGAGACTGGACGGCAGACTGTAATGACTGCATCGATCAGAATGGAAACTTTGATCCGCTCGTTTCCGGTCCAGGGATCTTTACCATTGAATACGATTTTGACACCTTCTGTCCAGATAACTCTGTGCAGACCTTAGAGGTGGTAGCCGTAACGGAACCAGACATTGATCCGGTAAATGATTTGTGTACCTCAAGTGATCCGGTTGTTCTTATCGCTAACGCGGAAGGTGGAGATTGGTCAGCAGATTGTGGGAACTGCATTAACGGACAAGGAAGCTTCGATCCTTCTACAGGGGCAGGAGACTTCACGGTGACGTATATGATCGACGGTTTATGTCCGGTTTCAACCACCGAATCCGTGACTGTACTCGATCAACAAGATGCGACCATCACAGCGGTAGATACCTTGTGTACAGCTGGGGCCGTAGAGTTTTTAAATGCCGTTGATCCCAACGGAACATGGACGGCCGACTGCGTGGGATGTGTTGATCCGGTTAGCGGAGCATTCGATCCTTCGTCTGTATTCCCTGGAGATTACACGGTAACCTACACCATCACTGGCCTTTGTGGAGACGCCTCTTCAGAGACCTTCAACGTAGACTTCTCTGATGATGCCACCATCATTCCTCCAACGGATTACTGTCTGGGTTGGGGAGATGTTCAAATTGATTCCAACCAAGATGGCGGACATTGGACGGCGACGTGTGGTGATTGTATTGATGCAGCTTCTGGTGTGTTCAATACAGAGGTAGCAGGCGTTGGAACGCACACCATTATTTACAACTTCAGTGGCCTATGTGGAGCACAAGATCAAACAGAGATCACGGTCACTCCAAACGACGATAGCACCATTCAAGAAGAGTTTGGATTTTGTATTGATGCGGGCGGACAGCAACTGGTGGCAGCTACTCCTGGTGGGTTCTGGACAGCAACTTGTGATAACTGTGTGACAGCTCAAGGGCTATTCTCTCCATCGATTGCTGGAATTGGAACGCATACAGTGACTTATTCTATTCCTGGTCCTTGTGGAACGGAGAGTAGTGAAGATATTGAGATTTTCCCGTTGCCTGTGCCGACCTTCTCAGCGCAGGAGACCTCAGGATGTGTTCCTTTTACTGCAGGGTTTGCTCAAGATTCAGTTCAGAACGTTACCTGTCAGTGGGACTTTGGTGACGGAACTTTTGGAACTGACTGTGGATTTACGGCGCACACTTATGACAATCCGGGTTGTTACGATGTAGGTCTCACCATGACCAGCTTCGAAGGATGCGTGAATAGTGTTCAATACAATAACATTGTATGTGGACTAGATCTTCCAGAAGCGGCGTATATCTACTCCCCAACCAATCCAACCACTGATGACCCAATTATTTCCTTAGAGGAAATGGCCATTGGTGAAATAGCCTATGAATGGACCATTGACGGAATGGTGCTGTCCAATGAAGATGACTTCGAGTATAATCTGTTAGACGCAGGGGCGAACATTGTTGATTTATGCTTGACAGCGATTGATGAGAATGGCTGTATCGATGTCTTTTGTAGGAACATCGAAATGATCGAGAAGCTTCGTGTATACGTACCGAATGCCTTTACACCAGATGGCGATGGCGTGAATGAAGTGTGGCTACCAAGCGTGATCGGGGCCGTGGAATATCAAGTGATTGTCTTTGACCGTTGGGGAGATATCGTCTTCCAAAGTAATACGGTAGGTGAACCTTGGCTAGGAAACCGTCAACAAGGAGAATACTTCGTGCCTGATGGCCTGTATCATTACTTCCTAACGGCTGTAGGACAAGACCTAGAGACAGTGGAGTATTCAGGTCATGTGATCATTATGCGTTGA